The Spirosoma oryzicola region CAAAATACGATTCACCTGCTCCCGAACCAGACCCTGATCCGTGAGGTTTTTGTCGATGCTGGCTTCCAGTGTCTGGATTTCTTTCGCAATGTCGGCCAGTTGAATTGTCAGTTCCTGAATCTGGGCCTCCGTGGCTGCTGCTTCTTTCTCGGCGATTCCTTTGTGCTTGTCGGCATCCTCGAAATTGAGTTTTGTCTGCTCATACGATCGGGTCAATGATTTACGCAGCCCATCAATCTGATTCAGGTCCCATCCATTCACTTCATCGAGCCGAAAATGTTCCAGCGATTCGGCATCCCGCTTTAATTGACCTGTCAACCCCGCGATGGCATTATCGACTTCCGCGTTTTTCTTCGCCAATTCGTTATAAGCGTGTTCGGCTTCATCGATGAGTTTATCCAGATCCCGAACCGCTTTTTGGGCTGCCTGAAGTTTTTGCTGCCCAGCGCTTTCCTGTTTAATGGCCTGCGCAACTTGTCCTTCCTGCTCTTTCGAGAATTCTGACCAGATAAATGTGTCCTCGTGTTCCGTAAGCTGCTGGACGATTTCGGCTCGTTCCTGAATAAGCCTTTTCCCGTTATTCAGCTCACCGCGTAGTTGCGTAGTGAGTTCTTTGATCGTCAACTGTAAGGCTGTAGTCTCCTCAATCCGTAGCTCAACCTTTTGTAACGCAGCCAAACTTTTTGCCAGGTCGGAACCTTCACCAGTGCCTCTGTGGCGGGTTGTATGATGTTCTGAACCGCAAAGCGGACAAGGCTCTCCTTCGTTCAGGGCATCGGCATACTTCCGTAGCTCATCCTGGACAAATAGCTGCTGATGTTTTAGTCTACGCTCTTCGCGAATAACTTTCAGTTGGGCAATCGCTTCTTCGATCTGATCAGGCAGAACTTTAAGTGCCAATTGTGTCCATTCGGGTTTAAAGCCGATCAGTGCCTCGTCTTTGCGCTGCTTAAGTTGTTCAAGAGTCAGGTCGTAGCTGTCGATGGCGGTCTGCAAATCGTCGGCCTGTTTCTTCAAAGGTTTGTAGGCCGTAAACCAGTTCTGTACCTTATATAAGCGTTCAAGATTTGACGTTTGCCCAAGTGCTGTATCAAGAACAAGCTGGTGTTTGGCGCGATCCGTCTTGCAGCGGTCTAACTGATTTGTCTGCTGATTAAGCTGTGTTGTCAACAAATCCCGGTTACGCTGTTGCAGCGTGATCGACTGCTTTACCGTTAAGATGTGCTGAACGGTGTCCAGTTCATCGATTTTCTGTTGTAACTCATTCCGCGACTCGTAGGCTTGTTTGGCCGCATTGTATACACCCTGTAAACTGGCCAGCCGCTTTGTTATGGTCGTAAGCAGCTGATTGGCTTTGCGCTCCGCTTCGGCCAGTGACGATTGTTTTCCAATGAGTTTTTCAAGGCTGGCAAGATCGGCTTGGAAAAGCAACAGACAACGCTCATAGATCGCTATATCGCGCTCCAATTGATGATACGCGGGTGCCTGCGTAAGAAGTTGCTCAAGTTCCTGCTGGACTATCGTTAAGAGCTTACTTTTATTCTGACTATCGAGCAGACGCTTTTCGTCCGGAATCAATAGCTTGATTTCGTCGTCGTTCCGCGTCAGTGACTCTATAATACGGGCGATGTTATCTTGCGCAAGATTGATCGCTTCTGGATTCACGGTTTCCAACGGAGCCAGTAAACCCCGTAATTCCGAAAGCTGTTCGTCATTCGCTTTGCTCAACCGCCCAACCCGACCCGCCAGATCGTACTGCTCAAGATTGAACAGCTTGTTCATCATTTCGGTCCGTTCGCGCGGGCTGAGTTCCAGAAACTCCCGAAACTGGTTTTGGGGAATAATAATGGTCCGCTTGAAGTTCTCGTAATCAAGCCCTAAAATCTGCTTCGATAAAACCGCTATATCCTCTTTTTCATTACCAATCGGATGCCATTGGTTAGCCTGACGGATAAACATTCGGCGTTCACCGGGTGTAATCTCGTGGTGCTTTTTCGGATGCCGTTTTGATTCGTAGACAAACTTGTATACTTGCTGCTCTGGACCTGCCTGAAACTCGAAGTCGATGATCAAGTGCTTCGACTTCAGGTTCATCATATTATAGGCACGCTTGTCCTGGTCGTTCAGGCGCTCTGTTTTACCGTACAAGGCAAAGCTAATAGCTTCCAGCAATGAGGTTTTGCCGCTACCAACCTTGCCGAAAATGCCAAATACACTCGACCCGATTAGCTGCTGGAAGTCTACTTCCTGTAATTCTTGGTACGAATAAAGGCCCTGAATTGACAGCTTAATGGGTATCATTCGGATTCGGTGGCTAAAATTTCTTTAAACAATTGCTGAAGCCGCTCATTCGGTTCCTGCCCTTTGTTTTTGCTTTTGAAGTAATCCGTGAAGAGCGTATTCATACTTTTGGTAAGGTCTATCGTTGGTACGCTTTCCTGCTCGGGCATCTCTACATCACGAACATCGGGAATAATCGTCACCAACGACGTGTGAGCCTGCTGAAGCTGTCGGCGCTCTTCACTGGTTAGATACGTTGCTGTTTGCATCGTAATCTCTGGATAGCAATCCGGATTTTGTTGAAGCCATTCAACGGCATCAACGACGTGTGTGAATCGAGGACGTAAAAGCCGCTTACCACTGGTGAGGGGTAACGGCGTAACCGTTACGGGTTGCCCCGCTTCAGCGTCAATGAGCACAACATACTTCTGCTGGTCGGCTTCCGCAAAACTGTACGCTAGCGGACTGCTACTATAGATAACCGGACTGGGTCCTCCACCTATCTCCTGATAACGATGTAAATGGCCCAACGCTGTATACTGCACTTGCGGAGGAATCATGTCCGTGTAAACAACGGAGGCTCCGCCAACCTGCAAAATACTACGCTCATCGTCCGATTCCTCGGGTTGCTCGCCCCCGCGTTTCATAACGAACAAATGAGCGGTTAGCAGATTGACGCCCTGATCATCCATATAAGTATCCGCTAGTCCTGCCCAGTGTTGCTGCAACTGCTGCCGAAGTTCATCACCAAAACTTGTCTGTCCGAAATACGAACGCATCCGGCTTTCATTGGCATAAGGCGTAAGAATGATTCGTACCGGCGCTTCGTGACCAGGTAGCTTCAGTTCAACAAAGCCAGGAGCTGAGCGTAACAATTTCGCCTGACAACTCAATTCGTACGAATGAACCTCTGTTTTCGGAAAACCGGCGAAAACAATACCACATTCGCGCCCAAAATGATCTTGTGCTTCTATTCGATATGGATTGTCATGATTTCCGGCAATCACGACTACAGGACGCTTACCACCTGCCGTCAATTTCTTAAGCGTACTATATAATAAGTCCTCGGCTTTGGGATTGGGATTAAATGAATCAAACAAGT contains the following coding sequences:
- a CDS encoding AAA family ATPase codes for the protein MIPIKLSIQGLYSYQELQEVDFQQLIGSSVFGIFGKVGSGKTSLLEAISFALYGKTERLNDQDKRAYNMMNLKSKHLIIDFEFQAGPEQQVYKFVYESKRHPKKHHEITPGERRMFIRQANQWHPIGNEKEDIAVLSKQILGLDYENFKRTIIIPQNQFREFLELSPRERTEMMNKLFNLEQYDLAGRVGRLSKANDEQLSELRGLLAPLETVNPEAINLAQDNIARIIESLTRNDDEIKLLIPDEKRLLDSQNKSKLLTIVQQELEQLLTQAPAYHQLERDIAIYERCLLLFQADLASLEKLIGKQSSLAEAERKANQLLTTITKRLASLQGVYNAAKQAYESRNELQQKIDELDTVQHILTVKQSITLQQRNRDLLTTQLNQQTNQLDRCKTDRAKHQLVLDTALGQTSNLERLYKVQNWFTAYKPLKKQADDLQTAIDSYDLTLEQLKQRKDEALIGFKPEWTQLALKVLPDQIEEAIAQLKVIREERRLKHQQLFVQDELRKYADALNEGEPCPLCGSEHHTTRHRGTGEGSDLAKSLAALQKVELRIEETTALQLTIKELTTQLRGELNNGKRLIQERAEIVQQLTEHEDTFIWSEFSKEQEGQVAQAIKQESAGQQKLQAAQKAVRDLDKLIDEAEHAYNELAKKNAEVDNAIAGLTGQLKRDAESLEHFRLDEVNGWDLNQIDGLRKSLTRSYEQTKLNFEDADKHKGIAEKEAAATEAQIQELTIQLADIAKEIQTLEASIDKNLTDQGLVREQVNRILRSALDVHREKQRIKEYTEKRVGLQQQVEALMIELAEHPFDAIALTTVQQQLATLQAQKDELNKEHGRATTVLTTLEAQWQQKQGHQKRYDDLDLRRQDLKKMDELFRAQGFVNYVSSVYLRNLCESANDRFFKLTNNQLKLELDEKNNFQVRDYLNGGQVRSVKTLSGGQTFQAALSLALALSDNIRHLTKANQNLFFLDEGFGTLDKDALQTVFKTLKALRTENRVVGIISHVEELQQEVDCFIRAESTENGSRIIRSWEE
- a CDS encoding metallophosphoesterase family protein, giving the protein MKIIHTADWHLGKRLQDFQRLQEQQTVLDEIIELVEREQADLVLVAGDLFDSFNPNPKAEDLLYSTLKKLTAGGKRPVVVIAGNHDNPYRIEAQDHFGRECGIVFAGFPKTEVHSYELSCQAKLLRSAPGFVELKLPGHEAPVRIILTPYANESRMRSYFGQTSFGDELRQQLQQHWAGLADTYMDDQGVNLLTAHLFVMKRGGEQPEESDDERSILQVGGASVVYTDMIPPQVQYTALGHLHRYQEIGGGPSPVIYSSSPLAYSFAEADQQKYVVLIDAEAGQPVTVTPLPLTSGKRLLRPRFTHVVDAVEWLQQNPDCYPEITMQTATYLTSEERRQLQQAHTSLVTIIPDVRDVEMPEQESVPTIDLTKSMNTLFTDYFKSKNKGQEPNERLQQLFKEILATESE